The following coding sequences lie in one Schistosoma mansoni strain Puerto Rico chromosome 3, complete genome genomic window:
- a CDS encoding putative tektin, with product MSEPDIILRTNIFEIYLNLTITKSEPYLNPLIDKLNSKRIMVSSSYFTPSPIVRSKSSMNILTSPNKNNEKSRGLTQIWPCNVQLSRYQSLEHPSNYYNYARKCIYPRHSETMWNLVNKAALQNAAHERAEAEELRLQSWQKIQQVNRQTRIRQAEATNKLRERVEEINHWKNELKTEIHLNEEEQERLKTNIQLLNYNKDYIRKPLEIAEECLANREQRHGIDEVKDIVERALSKEVQTVNKGIDLITKLVDKAEIQLKLLRSTQNELQKDAVDKDHAQTIDDRLHGLCNSSANIALYNGIEYFDNTRSIPTSWMRYTQENLIRSQNQRSASENLREKIDSALRSLIGSVHGQFVTVNNALQTRINEVANARDNLRLSLRKVTQELYEVENLIGALKKTTDDKIQPLKVAQTRLKERTRRINVESCYDQPMKTLQTEVLELRKTIEELKNNRRNANITLARLQKSRTSLEQEIETKENSLSIDQRCLSMRKSFPIKDKYGSLYAIPVSY from the exons AATTATGGTCTCTAGTTCTTATTTTACTCCATCACCAATAGTTCGAAGTAAAAGTTCAATGAATATTTTGACATcaccaaataaaaacaatgaaaaatctCGTGGTTTAACACAAATATGGCCTTGTAATGTTCAATTGTCTAGATATCAATCATTAGAACATCCtagtaattattataattatgcaag AAAATGCATCTATCCACGCCACAGTGAAACAATGTGGAATTTAGTTAATAAAGCTGCTTTGCAAAATGCTGCTCATGAACGAGCTGAAGCAGAAGAATTACGACTACAATCATGGCAAAAGATTCAACAAGTTAATAGACAAACTAGAATCAGACAAGCTGAAGCAACAAATAAACTAC GAGAAAGAGTGGAAGAAATAAATCATTGGAAAAATGAACTGAAGACGgaaattcatttaaatgaagAAGAACAAGAGAGATTGAAA ACAAATATTCAACTTCTAAACTACAATAAAGATTATATAAGAAAGCCATTAGAAATAGCTGAAGAATGTCTAGCAAACAGGGAACAAAGACATGGAATTGATGAAGTTAAAGATATTGTCGAAAGAGCATTAAGTAAA gAAGTTCAAACTGTCAACAAAGGAATTGATTTAATTACTAAACTTGTTGATAAAGCAGAAATTCAACTAAA ACTTTTACGCTCAACTCAGAATGAACTACAAAAGGATGCTGTTGATAAAGATCACGCCCAAACAATCGATGATCGCTTGCATGGTCTCTGCAACTCATCAGCAAATATTGCTCTTTACAATGGGATTGAATATTTCGATAATAC TCGGAGTATCCCAACTTCATGGATGAGGTACACTCAAGAAAATTTAATTAGATCACAAAATCAACGTAGTGCATCTGAAAATCTACGTGAAAAAATTGATTCTGCCTTAAGATCCTTAATTGGTAGTGTACATGGTCAATTTGTTACGGTAAATAATGCACTACAAACAAGAATAAATGAAGTTGCCAACGCAAGAGATAATCTTCGCTTATCCTTGAGAAAA GTTACACAGGAATTATATGAAGTGGAAAACTTAATAGGAGCACTTAAAAAGACGACCGATGACAAAATCCAACCACTGAAAGTTGCACAAACCAGATTAAAAGAAAGAACTCGAAGGATTAATGTGGAGAGTTGTTACGATCAACCAATGAAAAC GCTTCAGACTGAAGTTTTGGAACTTAGAAAAACAATCGAAGAACTTAAAAACAACCGCAGGAATGCAAACATCACATTAGCTAGATTACAAAAGAGTCGGACTTCCCTTGAACAAGAAATAGAAACCAAAGAAAATTCACTATCTATTGATCAAAGGTGTTTAAGTATGCGAAAAAGTTTTCCTATCAAAGATAAATACGGATCATTATACGCTATTCCGGTTAGCTATTAG